The DNA region ctacactttttggtactattcatagatcaaattgtactattttaactaacttttacatttatctacaatactttcagtaaaaagatTTCAATtacagcaaaataagcggatctcaaACAGTAAGAAGAAATGATTATGTAATACAAGAGTATGATTGTTTTTGTGATTCATATTTTGTCTTaaatcttcatttatttttatttcttaattttgatcGCATTCTCTTTTGTtcataactttaaaatattCCTATAATAACTTTAATTACAGCAACTAAAATCTTTAATTCAAGCATAACTAATTAGTtgtatatcattttttattttatttttataattcaatagttggaggAGAGATAATTTAAACCTTAAATGTATTTGTTGGAAATACTGGGAAATGCTAACCAGTTCAGTTACAAACTCTTAGCTAATTAGTTGTATATCTTGATAGCATGTTTGGAgccaaactatatatatatatatatatatatatatatatatatatatatagtttgagtctcaaaattttattaagcatattGAATGCTTTAAAGCTtgatatatttatatcattatgcggatcttgttgttttcaataacttatttgcatagtgtttattaaaatatataatttttggtatACTTTATGTTAAATGTATGATAAAAAAGCTAAAAGGTAGTTTTcatatatgtaataaaaaaaataaaaaaataaaaacaacaacaacacaaagacataaaactaaaagctaaaaactaagCAAACTATAAATAGAAATTTAAGCCTTTTTTACCCTTATCTATGAATTCTAACAAATTAAGATtaacatgtattttttattgtatcattttatttttatttttataaatgtaaTAGAATTTTGACTTATGACATCCGCCTTATAATGAATGGTTTTTATCATCTAgttgattgttttttatcatttgGTCAAtatatcaatcaattttttgtgtaaatagagatcaaatttcaaatctcttatttaatggCAAGAGACTTTGCAAGTTAAACAAATTGAAAcccgcattttttttttaattttatcattgaTATAAGGCTATGCTAACCTAGGAAGCACGTGTACTTTATTTTGGATGTTGTACCTATATCATACTCATGTCATAATGGAATCCTATCAGTTGTGTCATGttgtaatttttcaaatattattcGTGTTGCCGTTTCATACCAGTATGTCCGTGTGTACTAGATGCTAACTTAGATTTTAAAAGTATAGAACCAATAATCATGCAAACAGTATTTCCTGGTCACGTTACAAATGACTCTGACAACTTCTTAAATTATATGTACATattgaaaaatttgaaagaaaaattttatggattaaaaaatgtttattaaaCTAGCCAGAAATTCAAACGACGGAACTGATTGTGAGATAGAGTGAATCCCAAATGGGCCCATAGAAGAATTTATCAAACCAGAGCCATAAACACAATGTTTTGTAACCTCATAGTaagaatgaaacaaaatttagcATATTTGACGCCGGAGATTACCAATGAAACAAGACTTGGACTAACACTTTTTCCAGATGTTAATGAATACATGTGACCAGTGTGtacttttaaatataaaatccTAAATTTAAGAAAGAATTGTTATTTAACATAACACAGAAGGGACCTCCCAATCTGTGACCTGATAGAAATTACTTCCACAAGAATATTGAGCCTGAAATTTTGTCATGCCATCTTCTCCTTTGCTATCCATCTTTGACTCCTTCCCACAAATTTCAGAACCTCATCAATAAGAATCACAGGAGCTGAAACCAAGATGACCAAAATCCACTCACTCAGACTCAATGGTACAATACCAAACACATCTGCCAGGAATGGGACATAAAGTATGAGGCAATGAAGTCCAAATGAGACTGACATAGCAACCAAAAGCCAGGGGTTCCTCCAAGGTGGCATTTTGACCAAGCTGTTGTGTTCGGAAAGGGCGTTCAATGAATTGAACATCTCAATGGACACCAAGACAGAGAGGGATAGAGTCATTGCTTTCACTTTACCAACGGTAAAATAGTCACAAGGGTCTGTAAAAGAGATCATGTGACCCCCAGCAACCGTGAATGGACTCGCGGTGAAATTTGACCATGACGAGCATTTTCCCCAATTGCGAAGCTGAGAAAATTCAACTAGTGTATGCCCATCACTGACAAGATTGATACCCATAAATGAAGCTTGAGTGTACCACAGGATAAAGATGCCAACAGTTGCAATGCCCACATAAGTACCAATTACCTGCCATTTGGGAAGCATAAATATTTGCATGATGCAGTTTATTAACAAGAAACTTCATCTAATTGAGATTTGGAGTAAAATTTTAAGTATCAATGATTTATCTCCTGGAGTGGATGATAGAAAGTTTGATCTTGCAATATACTACTTCTCCATACtaagttaaaaattttcattagtttccataattttttgttttggtgctACAAATTTTTCATGATCTAAAATCTACTACATGTATCAGTTTGCTCAATGACCTGTAGATGTGAGAAAGAAAAACTCTAGTGGCAACTGAACAATAAACTCTCTGTAAAATGTGTTACTTTAAGACACCactattttacttaaaatgcatgataaataaataaaaaataaaaatttggtccTTATAATGTATGATTGTGAGAATGTGTTGGTAAATAATAGTTTTGTGCCTGTGAATATAATTCAAGAAAGGCATATTATGCATGTACATATAAAATTAAGCAAGTATTTTGCAGTTCTGTATTTACTGACATTTTATACTTACTATATTGGTGAACTAGTGattataacaaatttaaatgctggcttaaaataattttttccagaaagttccattttctaaaaaagaaaacagaaacaGAACTTATATGCCAATGCAGATAAttccaattttaattttcaactaAACCACCAGCGTTATTCTCCTTACCATGTCCTGTCCACAGCATCCCAACTGCCATGACAGGACATGgtagataaaaatattttaaagaactCCCATTTCTTAACATTAATTATTACATAGAAAAGATCTTTATCTAactatttaatgttttttatctacTTCTATGCTTACATGGTGACAAAAGACTCACTAGGACATTAAACCATTGCAAATACTAGCACATAAAGTTAGCTATTTTTTGTCAGTGATGTGGAGCACTATGAATTACAAACCAATGGGATTATCAcccaataattttattagaaagtgaaaatatttatctatctgCAATCAAGGAATTAGGCCACAATTCTTATTCTTTCAGATAGCAGCATATAATAGACAAGCAAGGGCTAGCCTAACTTCTGCCATACAGAAGCTGGAAGTGAGGAAGAAGAGTGTAAACGAATACTAACCAAATAACGGAGAAGAATCCAAGAATTTATTAATGCATCATCACTTCTGCGGGGTGGTTTTCGCATTATATCAACATCAGCAGGGTTAAAACCAAGAGCAGTTGCAGGAGGTCCGTCAGTAACCAAGTTCACCCACAGGAGCTGTACAGGTATCATACACTCTGGTATCCCCAGGGCAGCAGTCAAGAATATGGATATTACCTCTCCAACATTTGATGATATCATGTACCTGCAAATTGAGGaaataaaaatgacttcctCAAACCATTCAAAAGGTGAAAGGTGACAAACTAAGAGATGGTACCTAATAAAGGCTTTCATGTTATTATAAATTGAGCGACCCTCGGCAACAGCTGAAACAATGGTACTAAAATTATCATCTGCCAATACCATATCTGAAGCTTCTTTTGCTACCTGTGTAAGCATGAAGGATTATTAACATACCACTCTAATTTTTAAAGAACATACGACAGGGCCTGAAGTTGAAGAGAAAATGAACACATCTTTTCTAACTAGTCAGAGGATCGTTTTAATGCAAGGAAAATCTAACAATAATTAGACAGTGGGTGCCACAAAGCCCTTTAGAATAGAGAACAGGCTTGTGGTGGCACCACTTCACagcaggagagagagagagagagtggcaACCCACAATAGAAGCCCTAAAGATTAACTGGCCATTTACCTCAGTACCAGTAATTCCCATGGCGATCCCAATGTCAGCAAGTTTAAGTGCAGGTGCATCATTTACCCCATCCCCAGTCATTGCAACAACTTCCCCCATCTCCTTCAGCATCCTTACAATGTCTTGCTTATGCCTAGGCTCAGCACGTGAGAACACCTTCCCTCCAGGTCTagacaatatttcaatttgttgTGAAGGCGAGAGAGCCGCAAACTCTTTACCTGTTAAACTTCTCCCTCTAAGATCCTCGCTTTTAGAAAATAGATTAATTTCCCGACAAATGGCCTCAGCGGTGGACTTATTATCCCCAGTTATCACCATAACTTTAATCCCAGCTCCTCTACAATCCTCAATTGCTTTATGAACTTCCTCACGTGGAGGGTCCTGCtcaattcaattattaaataaaaacctttaaatGATATAGAACAATTAATCTAattgatgtgaaaaaaaaatgtggcctATACTCACTCTTAGACCAACAACTCCAACAAAAATCAAGTCACTTTCAATTGAGGAGTATGAAGCCGGATCAAGCAACTTTTTGTGGGCAGGATGACTCTCAGAATAGTAGTCAGAAAACTCTCCCAACTCATCCTTATATGCCAAACCCAAGCAGCGCAATCCCTTTGAACTCATCTCCACGAGTTTCAAGAGCAATTGTTGCTTACAAGGTTCATCTATTGGAACAACGGATCCATCGGCAAGTTGGACGTGTGAAGTGCGCTCCAGTAGACTCTCAACCGCACCCTGAAAATCCAAATTAAATAAACTGTAGAAGAACACTAGATTAAATAAGCATCCAAATATGATACCAGTTTGTGAATAAGGCAATGTTGACCCAACCACATAAGAAGGGTGTATAGGAACTTTCTGAAGGAATAAATCTCAAACCATACAATTCAGTCAAAGATTTTATTGGGAGGAAAAATGCTTATCATAAAAATACTGTAAAGATGCAATTCCAATTTCTGGAAATTTTcccaaaaactaattttaatgagtttatattttaaggaaaaaaataaaaataaatccaaaaccTTGATATTAAACATAAAGCTTCAGAGTAAACATCAAAGGGACAATATCACTACTGAACATGGTTTTCAAGACTTGACAAGTCAACTCtgtaaaaaatttactaaaggAGTAAGAATTCAAACAAACATCACTGAGCAAGATACAGAGCCAGCTTTGCCAAGGTGACACTAGTAAGGATGATTTCCCAGTCAATTCAGAAGTCTTCCAGTAGTGAAAAatagaagatatatatatatatatatatatatatatatatatatatatatatatatataacaatgaAACTTAACAGCCTGTTTACAGTTATGTCCAAAATTCAGACAACACAAGATATGGACAAGGCTTGAGGCAATATGCAGCATATCAGTTCAGTTGCAGATCAATCTGAAATTGAATAATATGTAGCAGGCTAGCAGCAGATGAAGTTTGACTTTGAACAAATATGCAACAGCAGATGAGGATAGATAAGAAGCAGTATATTAGGATGATATTGTTTGAAATTTGTATTTGATAGGAGTTAGTTTCTATTTGTTAGGATGGTTTTCCCATTATTTGTATTAATTATGTAATGTGAAGGAAGGAATGGAACACAATAAGAATAAAACCCAAATTTCTCTATTCTCTCCCTCATGTTCTAGGAGGCTAGTCACctcaaattttacaaaattccTGTTGCACTCTTTGATAAAATCGCTTCGTAGCATTTACACATTTCTATTGTTTGTCCAATCAGTATAACATGTTACAACATACAATATAACAAGTCAATTATCTAGTCAATACTTCCTATGAATGAAGTCAACCTACCAAGTCAATTAAAGACACCATTTAATCTTCTTCTCATTTTACCAACAGCAACAACACAATTTAAAACCAACttgtaaaagaaatttggaGACGGGCTATACATTAGACATTATCCTTCTGACAAAAACCAGAAAGACGACAATCTAACACTCACCTTGACAAGAAGTCGGTTTTGCCCGGTTGGTTCCCGGACAATAACACTCATTGACTTCCGAATGCGATCAAACTCCAACATGGCAACCTGTTTTGATCTTTTTGTCCACCACTCACAACATCCTGTATTAAGCAAAAGTGAATGAATATAGAAACTTTCACCATGGCACATAATTTACACCTTACAAAGAATATTTTTTCTGCTCACCTAATTTGACTGAGTTGCGGTCAATCAAATAGTTTGCAGCAAGTTCAGTATCACGAATTTTGCTCCTCGCCTTGGCATCTGGAACCCCCATCTTTTCAACCAAAACCTTAAGAGCTGCCTCAGTAGGCAAACCAGTAGCTCTATAGAGACGACCATCAAAATAGATCCCAGCATCATTACAAACAGCACATATTTCTGCCATGGCTTGCAAATTGGCATCCATATTGTAGCAAGTCCAGTCAACTATGCCCCCATCCTTGGGATCATAAGTAGTGCCTTCAACATGAAAGATTCGAGAAGCCGTAATTTTCCCTCCCAAAGTGAAGAATTCTGTCACAGACATCTGATTTGTCGTCAAAGTCCCAGTTTTATCTGAACAAATAACTGTTGTGCATCCCAAAGTTTCTACACTTGGAAGCTTCCGCACAATTGCATTCTTTTGTGCCATTTTCCTAGTTCCAAGAGCTAAACAAGTTGTTATAACAGCAGGAAGGCCTTCTGGGATGGCAGCTACTGCAAGGGCAACAGCAATCTTAAAATAGTATGTGcatttctcaaaagaaaaacgAATATTTGCAGGCCATCCATCCACAACATCCCAAGAGAGGAAATGTTTGTAGTTTATGACCCACACAACAAGGCAAACAAGCCCAATTGCAGTAGTAAGTCTGCTCCCAAATTCATCAAGCTTCTTCTTCAAAGGGGTGTCACTCTCTTCTAGAGAAGCCTCATGTATTTGCGTTTGTATCTTCCCAATCTCAGTGTTCATCCCCGTACTAACGACAATACAGATGCAGCTCCCATTGACAATTGTTGTGCCTGCAAAAACCATATTTTCTTTAGCTTGCAATTCACAGTCATCCACGAATATAGGTTCAGTGCCTTTCAACACAGGATTTGCCTCTCCAGTCAATGAGCTCTGCTCAGCTCTCAAAGTCGTAGTTTTCAAAGCTGCAACCCTCATATCAGCAGGGACTTTGTCTCCAACTCGCAATTCCACAATATCCCCTGGGACCAGCTCTCGTGCAGGCAAGTTGGGCACAAAGTAACCATCCCTTAAAACCTTTCCAGATTCACTTTGCATCTCCTTAAGGGCCTCAAGTGCCTTTTCAGCATTAGTCTCTTGCCAAACTCCAACAATGGCATTGAGGACTAGAATCAAGACAATCACAAATGGTTCCACATAGGCTTCAAATCCAGACTCTCCTGCTTCACCTCCATGCATGTAAGCTAGAATGAATGATATACAGGCCGCAACTAGAAGTATCTTTATAAGCATGTCATCAAATTGTTCCAATACAAGTCTCCACAAGGGCTTCCCTTTCTCTTTGATGAGCTCATTCCAACCATACCTCTCACGCAGCTTCTCAACCTCATAACTGCTCAAACCCTTATCTATTTTCACATTAAACTCTTTCAAACACTGCTTCACTGGCCATGACCACGCAGGGAATGGTTTTTCATCCA from Castanea sativa cultivar Marrone di Chiusa Pesio chromosome 6, ASM4071231v1 includes:
- the LOC142638920 gene encoding calcium-transporting ATPase, endoplasmic reticulum-type, whose amino-acid sequence is MDEKPFPAWSWPVKQCLKEFNVKIDKGLSSYEVEKLRERYGWNELIKEKGKPLWRLVLEQFDDMLIKILLVAACISFILAYMHGGEAGESGFEAYVEPFVIVLILVLNAIVGVWQETNAEKALEALKEMQSESGKVLRDGYFVPNLPARELVPGDIVELRVGDKVPADMRVAALKTTTLRAEQSSLTGEANPVLKGTEPIFVDDCELQAKENMVFAGTTIVNGSCICIVVSTGMNTEIGKIQTQIHEASLEESDTPLKKKLDEFGSRLTTAIGLVCLVVWVINYKHFLSWDVVDGWPANIRFSFEKCTYYFKIAVALAVAAIPEGLPAVITTCLALGTRKMAQKNAIVRKLPSVETLGCTTVICSDKTGTLTTNQMSVTEFFTLGGKITASRIFHVEGTTYDPKDGGIVDWTCYNMDANLQAMAEICAVCNDAGIYFDGRLYRATGLPTEAALKVLVEKMGVPDAKARSKIRDTELAANYLIDRNSVKLGCCEWWTKRSKQVAMLEFDRIRKSMSVIVREPTGQNRLLVKGAVESLLERTSHVQLADGSVVPIDEPCKQQLLLKLVEMSSKGLRCLGLAYKDELGEFSDYYSESHPAHKKLLDPASYSSIESDLIFVGVVGLRDPPREEVHKAIEDCRGAGIKVMVITGDNKSTAEAICREINLFSKSEDLRGRSLTGKEFAALSPSQQIEILSRPGGKVFSRAEPRHKQDIVRMLKEMGEVVAMTGDGVNDAPALKLADIGIAMGITGTEVAKEASDMVLADDNFSTIVSAVAEGRSIYNNMKAFIRYMISSNVGEVISIFLTAALGIPECMIPVQLLWVNLVTDGPPATALGFNPADVDIMRKPPRRSDDALINSWILLRYLVIGTYVGIATVGIFILWYTQASFMGINLVSDGHTLVEFSQLRNWGKCSSWSNFTASPFTVAGGHMISFTDPCDYFTVGKVKAMTLSLSVLVSIEMFNSLNALSEHNSLVKMPPWRNPWLLVAMSVSFGLHCLILYVPFLADVFGIVPLSLSEWILVILVSAPVILIDEVLKFVGRSQRWIAKEKMA